GCCGTAAAAAGGCCTGCAATGATCGCCGCCGCATAAAACAATTTTTTCATAAGTAGCTCCTCCCTTAGTTTGTAATTTCTTCTTTACAATACGACAACAAACAGTATGCAAAAGATTAATGTTAAAATGTTAATTTTTGTTAACGCAACAATAAAAACCTCATTTTGAACAGGTTGAAAATAGTGTAATTCACAAAATACCCCAAACCTTTTTGAAGGATCCGTTGTTCAGATTGATAGGACTTTAATGAATAATTACCATGAGTATATATAACGTAGGCATATTTGTCGGCAGCTTGAGAAAGGAATCTTTCAATAAAAAGATCGCACAGTTTATCCTCGACCAGGAGGAATCGAAATTTAGCTATCGCATGATTGATATCGGCGATCTCCCCTTATATAATCAGGATTTTGACGATGCTGGTAACCCACCGGCTAGCTATACCCGTTTCCGTCAAGAGGTCGCGTCCTTGGATGCTGTGCTTTTTGTTACCGCAGAGTATAACCGTTCGATTCCGGCGGTATTAAAGAATGCGATTGACGTGGGTTCGAGACCCTATGGAAAAAATAAATGGGATGGTAAACCTGGCGCAATAATTTCCTCATCAACGGGAGTTTATGGGGGCTTTGGGGCCAACCATCATTTGCGTCAATCACTTGTCTTCGTCAATATCCCAACGATGCAGCAACCTGAAGCTTATCTGGGCGATATCGGCAGCTGTATCGGTCCAAGTGGAACAGTGGAATTAGCAAAAACCAAAGATTTTCTCCGCAGCTTTAAAACAGCATTTGAGCAATGGGCTGAGCGAATCATTCATACAAAAAGGCAGAATTAAGTTCTGCCCTTTTGTATGAATGATCAAATTAAACTAGTCTTGTTCATCACTGAGGTCATAGTTCCAATGCTGTAATTTTTCCTGTAAGATCCGCGATATCTTATTGAAATAGCGCTTTTGCTTATAGCCCATTACCCATTGTACCCCCTGTACAGCATTGGTACAGAAAATCTCATCTGCCCGTTTCATGATTTCGGGGCTTATCTGTGCTTCCACCACTTCTATACCTTCATCCTGTGCCATGTCCATGACTACCCGACGCATCACCCCTTCAATACATCCTTCGGATAATGCTGGTGTATAAAGCACCTTTTCATAATAGACAAAGATATTTGAAATTAAGGATTCACATAGGTAACCTTCCTGATTTAGAATTAACACATCATCAAAAGCCATTTTCTTTTTATAGATGCCAGCTAACACATAAATCTGCGCATTTAAAGATTTAATCTTTGAAAGATCGCTATAAGGTTTTTTGAATTCATTGTACAGCCCTACAATCAAACCGACCTTCTTATCGCGAAGATTAGGTTCTATGCGCTGCACCTGCAAAACAAAACCAGGTTTATTACTCGTCGGACTATACAATCCGCCACCAGATCTAAATACGATCAACCGGATACGAACCTGCTGTCCCAACATATTGTTTTTACGGATTAATTCTTCGGATCTCGAACGAATAAAAAATGCATCGAAAAGGTTTGCATCATCCAAATGAATCAACTCCATTCCTTTTTGTAAACGCTCGACATGAAAATTTAGAAAGCGGATATCACCATCCTTATACAACATCGTTTCGAACAGTCCGTCCCCATAACGAAAACCTCTATTCTCAATGCTAAATATTTCCTGATCTTCCGGCACTACATTGCCATTGAAATTGATATAGTTTGTTGGCATCTTAATTTTGTTCTAAATTTTAATCATGTTCTATAGCCATTGAATTTGCCGCATATCCGCGCCACTTTTCTAAAGCTAAACGAAAATCTTCCGGATATGGTACCTCAAAATACATATTTTCTTTTGTAGAAGGATGAATAAATCCCAATACTTGAGCATGAAGTGCTTGTCGCGGCAGCAATGAAAAACAGTTATCCACAAACTGCTTGTACTTTGAAAACACGGTACCTTTTAAAATCTTATCGCCGCCATACATGGCATCATTAAATAGCGGATGACCAATAGATTGCATATGCGTACGAATTTGATGTGTACGTCCCGTTTCTAATTGACATTCTATTAGGGTAACATAGCCCAGTCGCTCCAAAACTCGGTAATGTGTCACTGACCAACGCCCCTTGTCTTCACTATCATACATCGCCATGATACGTCTGTCTTTTAGATGACGTCCAATATAACCTGTGATTGTTCCGTCCTCTTTTAAATCTCCCCAAACTAATGCAATATATTTACGGGTAATGCTGTGATCGAAAAACTGCTTTGCCAAAAAGGCCATTGATTTTTCATTTTTAGCAATGACCAATAATCCGGAGGTGTCTTTATCGATTCGATGCACTAAACCCGGGCGATCGGAGTTTCCAGGTAGCTGTGGCAGCTGCTGTATATGATACGTTAATGCATTGACCAAGGTTCCTGTATAATTATTATATCCTGGATGCACGACCATTCCCGCCTCCTTATTCACGATCAACACATCGTCATCCTCGTATTTGATATCTAATGGAATGTTTTCAGGATAAACTTCGTTATCCCGTGGCGGATCAGGTAGCACTAATGTAATCACATCATCAGGTCTAACCTTATAGCTCGCCTTGATCTCCTTACCGTTAACCATGACAGAACCAGCTTCAATAGCATGCTGAATTTTGCTCCGCGTAGCATTTTCCACCCTGTTCATCAGATATTTATCAATGCGGAGTAATGCTTGCCCCTTATCCACCTCAATACGTAGATGCTCAAATAATTCCTGTTCTTCCTGATCTTGCGATCCAATTTGTTCTGTCATGCTACAAAAATAAACCAAATGAAACAATTTTCGTTAAATTTGTTTTCATTTAATGTTATGTTGCCGTTCAAAATCCATAGTCCCGAAACTGAATTGTGCCTTCCGGCCTGGGAGAAGAAGCATATTAAAGTAACGCTTAAGCGGGATGACCTCATACATCCGTTTATTTCGGGCAATAAGTGGCGAAAATTAAAATATAATCTGGAAGAAGCAGTGCAGCTAGGGAAAAGCCATCTGGTTACTTTTGGCGGGGCATGGAGCAACCATCTTTTGGCTACTGCTTGCGCCGGCGCTACCTTCAAATTTAAAACAACTGCTTTTGTTAGAGGTGAAGAAAGGGTTAACAACCCTGTTTTAACGATGTGTCGTCTTTTTGGGATGCAGCTTATTTACGTCGACCGCGAATCTTACCGAAATAAAGAAAATTTATACGAGCGTTATTTTGGTCAGGATCCAACGACATTCTATATACATGAAGGCGGTTACGGTACGCTTGGAGCGAAAGGTTGCGCCGAAATCGTTGACGAACTCCAACATGAATATCAGCATATTTTTACAGCCTGTGGTACAGGAACAACATTAGCGGGAATAGGCAATGCTGTAGAAAAACGGGATCTATTTACCCATGTACATGGCGTTCCTGTTTTAAAAAATGGTGGCTTTATTCAAACGGAAGTCGATCAACTTTACCCCAACATCCCCCCGCCTATTTTACATCTTGATTATCATTTTGGTGGTTATGCCAAATCCAACGCCGACTTGCTCGCCTTCGTTCAACATTTTATAGCATCCACAGGAATAATGATTGAGCCTACTTATACCGGCAAATTGCTCTATGCCGTGGATGACCTGATCAAAAAGGACTACTTTACCCCCGCCGATCAGGTACTCGTAATACATACCGGCGGACTTACAGGCCTACTTGGCATGTACGAACGTTTTAATTTTCTTGATCTACATCAATAAATAAAGCAGAACACCCCACAGAGACATTTGATTGACATTTATTCAGCAATTATATTGTAAGTTTGACCCGATTTAAAAATAAATCAAATCGAAAACATGCGAAAACCATGATTTTCCAAAGGTAACAGCGAGGCCAGTATGGGGTATTTTTAACCCTATGCAGCACCTCATAAATTAATGATATAAAGATGAAAATATTAGCATTTGCAGGCACAAGCAACAAAAACTCAATCAACAAAACATTTGTCACAAGTACTTCAAAATACTACAAGGAAGCCGACGATACCATCGAATTGCTAGACTTAAACCATTTTGAAATGCCGATCTATTCTTACGACAAAGAAGTCGAGTTGGGCATTCCTCAATTGGCACATGACTTTGCAGCTAAAATGGATGCCGCAGATTTCCTGTTGATTTCTTTGGCCGAACATAATGGATCCTATACCACAGCTTACAAAAATATCGTTGACTGGGTTTCACGGATTCCTAACCGTAAATTATTCAACGGCAAACCTGTTTTCTTATTGGCTACTGCCCCTGGTCCAATGGGAGGTGCCACAGTTTTGAACACTGCTGTCAATCGAATCACTTGGGACGGTGCCGATATATTAGATTCCTTTTCTCTTCCCGAATTCCACAAAAACTTTGAAGAAGGTAAAGGTATTATCGACCCGACTTTAAGAAGTCAATTAGAAGCTAAAGTACGTAAAACAAAACGTGCACTTGCCGAAAAATTATCCGTTCAGGGTTAACAAAAGATTAACAAATAATCATTGTAAAAACCTCTTTTAATATGTAAATTGAAAACCTATTAACAAGAGGTTTTTTGATATGGCAAAAAAAATATTACTACTTGTAGGAGACTTTGTAGAAGACTACGAAGCAATGGTTCCATTTCAAGCAATGGGTTCTATAGGGATAACGGTAGATGCAATTGCTCCAGACCGCAAAAGCGGGGATGTAGTTCCCACAGCAGTACATGATTTCACTGGTGATCAGACCTACAAAGAATTGCGCGGGCATAATTTCGCAATCAATAAAGATTTCGACCAGGTAAATGTTGAAGACTATGACGGTCTATATATTGCTGGCGGACGATCGGCAGAATATATTCGACTCAACAAACGTGTTTTGGAGATTACGAAACACTTCTTTGAGCACAACAAACCTGTGGCGGCAATATGTCATGGTATCCAGGTGTTAACAGCTGCAAAAGTACTCGCAGGTCGTACATTGACAGCCTATGTTGCTGTAGGTCCAGACATTGAATTAGCAGGCGGCACATGGAAAAATATTCCTGCAGATCAAGCGGTCGTAGACGGAAATTTGGTCACCTCTCCTGCTTGGCCAGGACATCAGGCAATTTTAAAAGAGTTTTATAAGTTATTAGGTATTACTATTACAATTTAAGTGTTTTTTAATGAAGAAGAATAAAAGGTTATGGCTTTTGGTCATACCGATTTTAGTGCTGCTGGGTTTTATTTTAAAAGATAGCTTCAATCAGAAAAGTATTGAAGATTTACCGGGAGGTTTTAAGGAAGTCGCTTTCGTCAGAAATGAACAAAATAAAGGCGGTATCATACGCATCTATGCCGTTACAGTAGGTGACCTGTTGAACGCAGATTATACAGGCTGTCTTGACTTGATGCCAGTTAATGATTACGGAAGTACAACAACCGTATATTTCTTCGATCGAAGTGCACCTTATCCAACAAGCTTATCAATTGACACACCCCATTTTGACACGACGAAATACAAAGCTATTCAAATTTCCAAAAAGTACGGAAAGAAGAAATAGACGAAATCAAACATAATGACATGTCCCTCAAAGTCTGCTAGACTTTGGGGGATTTTTTTTGCCATGCTATGCTCTACCTTGTAGCGGTTATTTCTAGGGAAGAAGAATGATGGCAAAAATGCACCTTAAAACGATGCTCGAAATACATGAACAAAAAATAACTTAATAATTCTTTAACACAAAAAAGTTCGATTATCCCCTGCAGAGCTATAGTTTTGCTTTTTAAATTTACGTATATTTAGCTATGGCGAAAAAATTTATTCCTAGAGACGTTAGTTGGTTGAGCTTTAATGGCAGAGTACTTCAGGAAGCTGCGGATGAGACTGTCCCTTTACCCTTAAGAATCAAATTTTTAGGTATATTTTCCAATAACCTCGATGAATTTTTCCGCGTGCGTGTTGCAGGTCTAAAACGGGCTATAGACCTCAAAGATAAAAGTGCCAATCAATCCTTCTATGAAGATCCTCAGCTTATCCTAGAAGAGCTCAATATCCGGGTCATCAAGCAGCAAAAGAAATTTGACAGTACCTGGAATCGTATCCAAAAAGATATGGCCAAACAAAATGTCTATATTAAGACCAGTGAGGAACTCAACCCCGAACAACAGAAGTTTGTGAGTGACTATTATCAGGATGACGTAGAATCGAACGTCATTCCGCTGATATTGGACGATGTGCGGCCTATGCCTTATATTCGGGATAAGAGCCTTTATTTGGGCATTGCGATGGGAAAACAGGAATGGCAGTACGAAACCAAATTTGCACTCATCGAAATCCCGACCAGTCAAAATGGACGCTTCGTCCAGTTGCCATCGCCAAAAGATGAAAAACACATCATACTTTTGGAGGATGTTATCAAGTTTAATCTTCCTCTGATATTCTCCTATTTCGGTTTTGATGTATTCAATGCACATGTCTTTAAAGTCACAAAAGACGCCGAATTTGACATTGACAATGACATCAACACGACGCTGGTCGAAAAGATAAGCAAAGGGGTAAAAAACAGAAGAAAAGGTAAACCTACCCGATTTATTTTTGATCAAGAGATGGACCATAAATTGGTAGAATTCCTGATCAAGAAACTTAACCTTTCAAAAAAAGACAGCATCATTCCAGGACAAAAAATACACAACTTCAAACACTTCATGGATTTTCCCAATGTGTTTAAATCGTACAATCAGCCCTTGGAACGGACGTCCTTTCCACACCCCTATTTCAAGAACTACGAACGTGTAACGGATACTGTATTGAAAAAAGATGTGCTGCTCTCCTTCCCCTATCATGAGTTTAGACCGATCATTGATCTACTTCGTGAAGCAGCGATGGATCCAGATGTGAAAACCATCCAGATTACGGCATACCGCTTAGCCTCGAATTCAAAAATTGCAAATGCCCTGATTAACGCAGCCCGCAATGGAAAGGAAGTCACCGTGATGCTTGAACTTCGGGCAAGATTTGATGAAGAAAACAATTTGGACTGGAAAGAGAAACTTGAACTGGAAGGCATCAAGGTATTGACCGGTATCCCAAATAAAAAGGTCCATGCAAAACTATGCGTCATCAAAAAACGTATCGGAATGAAAACGATCCAGTATGGTTTTGTCAGCACAGGAAATATCAACGAAAAAACGGCTAAATTATACGGAGATTACTGCCTGTTAACGAGTAATAGGGATGTTATTGCCGATATAAATAAGGTTTTCAATTACCTGAGACGTCCTAAGTCAAATCCGGCTGAAATTATCAAAAATTGCAAAAGTCTGTTGATATGCCCAACGGATATGCGCAGGGAACTTCTACACTACATCGATCAGGAGATTACCGAAGCCAAGGCTGGTCGAAAAGCATATATTATTGTCAAGGTAAACTCACTGAGCGATAAAGAAATGATTAAAAAGCTCTATGATGCCGCAACAGCTGGTGTCAAAATAAACCTTATCATCCGGGGAATCTACTGTGCAACAAATCAAAAAACTTTTAAATTGCAAATGAATGCCATTTCAATCGTCGATGAGTATTTGGAACATGCACGTGTGATGTATTTCTACAACGCTGGCCGAGAGCAGCTATTTATTTCCTCGGCAGATTGGATGACAAGAAACTTGGATCATCGCATCGAAGCAGCGGTCAAAATAACAAGTAAAAAAATCAAGGAAGATTTAAAAGAAATGCTTCAGATCCAGCTCAATGATAATGTCAAGGCCCGTATACTCAACAATTCACTGAGCAATCATTACGTTGAGAATAAAAAGGCGCCGTGCCGTTCGCAGATTGAAATATACAATTATCTGAAAAAAAAATTAGCGGATCATTAGTGGGCTGTTGATCAATACGAGCACAAATTGGTCAATAAGCTGAATTCAAGATCATTCTTGTCATTACGAACGAGAATAACGTTTTATATTATATTAATTAAGACACAAGTTGTATCTTCATTCCATGAAATTTAACTTGTGTCTTATATTTGCCTTAAGCCTTTCCACGCTTTCTCTCAGTGCGCAGGAAAAGACCATGCCTTCAGATTTTGTATACGTCAAGGACATTATTCCAACAATAAGTTTAGAAATGCGTTATTTTGGTAGCCACAACTTCACCGGAAGGCCAATTCAAGGTTATGAAAAACCAGTCGCTATTTTAACGAAGCGCGCAGCGCTAGCACTGCAACAGGTCGAGAACCATTTAAATAAAAAAGGTCTTGGCCTGAAAATATTCGATGCCTACCGTCCGCAACGTGCTGTTGACAACTTTAAAACATGGTCCTTAAACACCAATGATACTATCGCAAAAAGGGAATTCTACCCGCTTATCAATAAGAAGAACTTGTTCAATCTAGGCTTTATTGCCTCCAAATCAGGCCACAGCCGTGGCAGTACAGTCGATCTAACGCTCATCAGCCTAAAAGATCATAAGGAGATTGATATGGGTGGACCTTTTGATTTTTTCGGCGCAGTCTCCCATCATCACTATGCGCATCTGACCGCCCAACAGAAAGAAAACCGGAAGATTTTAAAAGAAGCGATGGCTAAATTTGGCTTCAAAGCTTATGATAAGGAATGGTGGCATTACACTTTGCAAGATGAACCTTATCGTAAAACCTATTTTGATTTTATCGTAAAATAAACATGTCTGTAAAGGAAACTCCCATCAAAAACAAGGGTTTTTATGTCTTTCATTTTAAGGGCAACAAATCGAAACCTGTCTTTAGTTCCGAGCAGCAGCAGATTTTAACAAAAGGTGACCTCTATTCGCTCTGTTTAATAAAAAAAGGTGAGACATCCTTCATGATTAATAACGAACGGGTACAAGTTGCGCAAAATCACCTTTTGTTAACCAATCCATCCTCCCGAGTGAATGGCTCTTCAGTCGTCAAATCTTGGGACTGTGAGGTATATTTGATTTTCTTTACGCTAGATTTTAGCTTCAAACTGGATTTTCAAGAAGATTTCTTCGAGGTCACCAAAAAGTCGCTTGCCTTAAGTGACAGTTACATCTGGTCGCTATCGAACCAAGATTCGATCAACTTATCTAACTTATTTAAACAGTTTATTCATTACGACCGACAAGACTCTAGCTACCTTTTCAAACATCAGATTATTAAGTCATTAACAGAAATATTATTTTGTGAAATAGCTCGTCTAGGAAGCCAAAATATGCGAAATACACCCGCTATTCCCTCCCGGAAAAGAGAGATTCTGGCCAATTTTCATTTGCTACTAAAAAAGTCGTTTCATAAAGAACACATGGTGCAATTTTATGCGATGGAACTTGGCATCACAGCGAAACACCTATCGGTGATTACCAAGGAACTAACTGGAAAATCAGCAATAGAACTTATTCAGAACGTTTTAGTGGAGGAAGCAAAATCATTACTTTGCCAGGGGCTTCCTATCGGAGAAATTGCAGTGAAATTACATTTCTCGGATCAATCTTTTTTTGGTAAATTCTTTAAGCGAAATGTTGGAATCTCGCCTAAAGAATTTCGTCAGAATCTCTACTTAAACAAAGTCGATTAAATCGAAGATGCTTGTAAATTGCTGGTCTGCAGCTCCAGTATCCTGCAATTTATCCTCGCCCCAAGTCTGCCCTTTCAACCATAAGGTTTGGCAGCCAACCGCTTTGGCAGGTACCATATCTTTACTATAGGAATCACCCACCACCAATACCTCTTGTGCAGGAAGTCCTATTTTAGTTACACCTAAGGCATAAATGGCAGGATCAGGTTTGCGCACACCGACGACAGCCGACTCCACAACTTCCTGAAAATAAGATAGAATCCCAAAATCATCAAGGACCGATTTTAAATTACCATAAAAATTGGAAACCATGACAATCGGATATTTTTCATGGAGTGAATTTAACAGTGGTTTTACCTCTTCAACCGTATTCTTCGCCAATGAATAACCGTCAAAGGCTATTCTATGCGCTAATGATCGGTCTAAGTCGTACCCTGCAGCAATAAGATAATCAAATTGCACATTGAGCTTTGCTTCAAGCACTTCCAAAAAATTAAACTGCGGTTTAATAATAGGTTGTAAAGCCATCTGACGTTCCGCGTAGGTATAGGCCTCCTGAAAAGCGTTCAAATTTACAGGAACCTGATATTTTTCATAACCCGACCAGATAACAGCTCCCCAGTGGCCGCCATTGGTGTCTAAGGTTCCACCATAATCAAAAATAATCCCTTTAATATTAAACTTATCCATGTTATTTCTTTTTTACTAAACTCATCCACCCCAAACCGATCATAATCCACACAATTTCCCTAATTCGTGTCACAACACCCATAAAAATACCGACTTTCGCAGGCAATCCTATACTCATTACGGCCATTGCCAATCCACCTTCCCGGGTTCCCAACTGCATTGGAAAGAAAAAAACAAGATTGGCAAATAGGGAAGATCCTGAGCTAATTATCATAGCATCAATAAAATCAATATTGATATCTAAAGCCAAACCAATAAAATAAATCTCAAAACAGCCTACAACGCGTGCTACAAATTCCCAAAAAAGCGCCGTATAGAAACGACCGCGGCGATTTTGAAAAAGGTTTTTCACCTGTTGATCGACGTCATTCAAAGTTTCATACTTCGTCTCCAGTAAATTACCGACTTTCTTACCTACCAAAGGCAGTTTAGACAAGGCTTTCAATAGTGAAACGGTAATTCCCTTCTTATAAAATTTTGTAAATAGCCAAGTACAGATGATAGCCATTACAAAAATCGCAGCACAGGCCACATTGACCATCGTGCTAGCAGGCACAAACCAAAGAATTAGAAAAACAGAAGCGACCCAAAATAAAATATGCGATAGGATGTGCATGACACCGTATAACAGCACAGATGAACCTGCCTTCGAACCACCGACATAGTTTTTAAGCTCCATAATACGATAAGGCTCCCCTCCTAACGCAACAAATGGTGTTATATAATTGATGGCATACCCCGATATTGTCAATTGTAAGACCTTCCAAAAAGGGACGTTTGTCTGTGGCAATTCCGGTTCCTGAATAATTGCCTTAAATGCCATAGCATTCATCCAGTAGAGTACTGCCCAGCTACCAAGTACAGGCAGAAACCACCAGCCAATATTTTCAAGGTTGTTCCAAATCTCATCAATTCCCATTGCATGAATCATATAGGCCAGTGTACCTATACCGATCAGCATAAAGAGCACTTTATAGATTTTGCTACCCATAGGTTGGATCATTTGTTAATTTATCAACAAAATAGCCACTTACCTTTTCTTGTCGGTTACACATATAGATCAATATCGGATTTAGGACAAACATGTCAAAGAAAAAGTAAATCCAAGGTTGGCCGATAAACAACCAAACAAATAGGAAAATCACCCTTGTATTGAACTGTACAATATTTGTATACTTCATCAATGGTTTATTTTGAGTTCTAAAGTCGACCATTAATTGTTTTGGCAATTCGTCTTTATAGCGACTTTTCACTAGGCGCAGTAGCTTTTGCAGTTTTGGCGAAAGCTTTTCCTGGTTTCGTGTATAGCCCATATAGCCATTTAACACAAATTTGCTGAAAAAATTCTTGCGCCAGGACAAGGCATCGTAGTCAACTTTCAAATCACGTGTATTGTCCAGCTCACTTCCAGCTTTACCTTTTATAAAATACAAATGCACGTTACGATAATAATCAGCCATTGCTGACTGAAGCATATGCGATACACCTGCAAGCACACAAAATACCCATAGCCATTGTGGCCACCCCTCGTTAATACTGCGTAAACAGATCGCAATATGAATAGAAGCAAACCAAAAATCGCCAGCAAAACCATCCAAGATACGACCAAAGCGACTTTTATTGTCCGTCATTCTGGCCAGCTGTCCATCGGCACTATCTAGAGAATTGGCAAAAACCAATAAAAGCATGCCGATCACATTAATCCATAACGCCGGGTAATAGAATAAAATACCCGCCGCAACGCCAAAGAAAATACTAATAATGGTTACAGCGTTGGGTGTAATACCAATTTTTGCACAGACTTGCGCAATGCGATAACCTATGGGTCGATAAAACCAAATATCAATTCGTTCCTCAGTATCATTAGATTTTAAAGATTGTTCGAATGCACTCAAATTATCTTCTTCGATTACATTAACTTGTTCTTTCTGCATTGTGGTTCTTTTCAGTAAATTTATGGTAAACCATTTGAGCAATGGCCTCTGCAGCCTCTGCCCGACAAGGCGCAAAACTTGGCCAGTCATTTAAGTCAATAATATGGAAGTCTCCATTTGCATCAATAATAACGTCGCCGCCGTAGATATGTACATCCAGGACTTCTGCCGCACGATTAGCGATTTCTTTTAGCTTGTCGAGATCAAAAGGAAAGTGTACGACCTCATCATTAATTTGTTCATACAAATCATATTTGTGATGATTGTGTTCATAGGGGTAAAAATAAAAAAAGAAATCCGTTCCCCGCACCGCATAAAATTTTAGTAGGTCTCCGGCAAGATGTTCAGAAATCACCGCCTCTTTAATCCCGCGGAGCGCATATTCATTCAAGATATGTTGCGCTTCTTTCAGACTAGCGGCAAAAGTAACATCTTCTTTATGAATGGCGTGAAAGTCGCCACGTTTGATCCACACACCC
The DNA window shown above is from Sphingobacterium thalpophilum and carries:
- a CDS encoding lysylphosphatidylglycerol synthase transmembrane domain-containing protein, with translation MGSKIYKVLFMLIGIGTLAYMIHAMGIDEIWNNLENIGWWFLPVLGSWAVLYWMNAMAFKAIIQEPELPQTNVPFWKVLQLTISGYAINYITPFVALGGEPYRIMELKNYVGGSKAGSSVLLYGVMHILSHILFWVASVFLILWFVPASTMVNVACAAIFVMAIICTWLFTKFYKKGITVSLLKALSKLPLVGKKVGNLLETKYETLNDVDQQVKNLFQNRRGRFYTALFWEFVARVVGCFEIYFIGLALDINIDFIDAMIISSGSSLFANLVFFFPMQLGTREGGLAMAVMSIGLPAKVGIFMGVVTRIREIVWIMIGLGWMSLVKKK
- a CDS encoding HAD family hydrolase, which codes for MDKFNIKGIIFDYGGTLDTNGGHWGAVIWSGYEKYQVPVNLNAFQEAYTYAERQMALQPIIKPQFNFLEVLEAKLNVQFDYLIAAGYDLDRSLAHRIAFDGYSLAKNTVEEVKPLLNSLHEKYPIVMVSNFYGNLKSVLDDFGILSYFQEVVESAVVGVRKPDPAIYALGVTKIGLPAQEVLVVGDSYSKDMVPAKAVGCQTLWLKGQTWGEDKLQDTGAADQQFTSIFDLIDFV
- a CDS encoding CDP-alcohol phosphatidyltransferase family protein; the encoded protein is MQKEQVNVIEEDNLSAFEQSLKSNDTEERIDIWFYRPIGYRIAQVCAKIGITPNAVTIISIFFGVAAGILFYYPALWINVIGMLLLVFANSLDSADGQLARMTDNKSRFGRILDGFAGDFWFASIHIAICLRSINEGWPQWLWVFCVLAGVSHMLQSAMADYYRNVHLYFIKGKAGSELDNTRDLKVDYDALSWRKNFFSKFVLNGYMGYTRNQEKLSPKLQKLLRLVKSRYKDELPKQLMVDFRTQNKPLMKYTNIVQFNTRVIFLFVWLFIGQPWIYFFFDMFVLNPILIYMCNRQEKVSGYFVDKLTNDPTYG